In Planctomycetota bacterium, the DNA window GCGACGAGCAACTGGAAGGCGAGCTTTGCGCCGGCGAACTGCTCGGAAACGGCCGCCGTCGCCTGCTCGAAGAGAACGGTGAGTTCCTCCGGCCAGTCCGTCGTCGATGAACCAGCGAGCCGCTCGCCGTAGTGCTCCAGCAGCGTCGCGGAGATCTCCGCGTCACCCCAGCACGTTTCGGGGAACAAGCCGACGACCTTGTCCGTGTGACTGTGGTTGCTCGCAGCAACGTACGCATCGATCACGTTCCGCAGGATCGTGATGAAGCTCGGTCGTTCCAGTATGGCCGGCTCGCGCTGGAACGCCTCGAGGATGGCGATCATCCGATCGCGGTCCGAGTTGGAGTAGCTCTCGCCCAGATCGAATCGAGTACTCAGGATCATCGCTTCCAGGAAGAGCTGGTCGATTTCTAGCTGCTTCTCCACCGCGGCCGGCACGGCGTTTCCGGCGATATCGGCCGAGATGGCCTTGCGCTGTGCATCAAATCGCTCATCCAAGGTCGTATCGAGCGATGACTCGATGGCAACCATGCGGCCCTCGATGTCGGCTTCGACCTTCCGGTCGAATGCCTGCTGGAAGACGTAGCCGATGATCGCAAAGACGCCGACGATCGCCACGGTCGTGAAGCTGGCGATCGTGCCCACGATGAGGCCCACGCGGCGGAAGCGATGATCTTCACGCTCCGTCGCAAGCCTGTTGACGCGCTGGGCGACCAGCGAGACGACGGCCTCGGTGCGCTCCTCGGCGCTGAGCACCTCGCCCGCCCACGCCCCGCGCACCCTGGCATCTTCCGCGTCGCGCTCGATGGCGTTGCGCCACGCGCCGAGATGGCCCGGCGTGATGGACACCTTGAGTTCTACCTGCTCGGCGTGCTGCCCCCCCTGTTCGAGGGAGTCGAACTCGGCCTGGGCACGCAAGATGGCACCGAGCATGGCCTCGCGGTAGTTAGATTCGGTGTTATTCGGAGCAATCGGCATGTGACCGTCCCCTATTTGCGGGTGAAGGGACCCTGCGGACTGCAAGGCGCAGCGGCACGAAACGCCTATCTGCTGTTCTAATGCGGCGTTACTAACGAGCGGCGGCTGTCGAGCAACGCCAGCCGGAGCGATCATCTAGATGTCGGAAGACCCAACGTTAGAGAGCCATCGCCACCGCGACGCCGATCCAGAGGAAGGCCGCCGCCTGCACGCCGGCGACGAGGTCGTCCAGCAGGATGCCCCAGCCGCCGGGCGTCCTCTGGACGATGTTGGCGGGCCACGGCTTGAGGATGTCGAAGCCGCGGAACATCAGGAAGGCCAGCAGGGCCGAGCCGAGGGCGCCCGCGCCGCCGCCCAGCGGCGGCATGAGGGCGATGGTCAGGGCCATGCCCGCGGTCTCGTCGGCGACGACCTGGCCGGGGTCCTTCTTGCCGAAGCGGGCCTCGGCCCGATCGCCCAGCACGACGCAGGCCAGCGAGAAGACGATGGCGCACGCGAGCATGGCGACGCGGATGGCCCCGTCGCTGCCGAGTCCGAGCGCAAGCCCGAGGACGCCGGCCAGCGCGGCGGGCGGCAGCGAGCCCCAGGTGCCCGGCGCCGGGCGGAGGTGTCCCAGGCCCCCCACCGTCAGCCACGCGAGCCGAGCGTCCTTCTTGAGCTTGGCGGATCCGATCATCCTGGGGCCTCCGCATCGACATCGCCCGCCCCGGCTTCCGACGAG includes these proteins:
- a CDS encoding phosphatidylglycerophosphatase A; translation: MIGSAKLKKDARLAWLTVGGLGHLRPAPGTWGSLPPAALAGVLGLALGLGSDGAIRVAMLACAIVFSLACVVLGDRAEARFGKKDPGQVVADETAGMALTIALMPPLGGGAGALGSALLAFLMFRGFDILKPWPANIVQRTPGGWGILLDDLVAGVQAAAFLWIGVAVAMAL